Below is a window of Tachysurus fulvidraco isolate hzauxx_2018 chromosome 11, HZAU_PFXX_2.0, whole genome shotgun sequence DNA.
gtgtgagtgaatgagagtgtgtgtgtgccctgtgatgggttggcactccgtccagggtgtatcctgcctcgatgcccgatgaagcctgagataggcacaggctccccgtgacccaagaagttcggataagcggtagaaaatgaatgaatgaatgaatgaatgaatgaatgaatgaatttatctctaatgagcaagccacaGGAGatggtggcaagaaaaaactacctgagatgatatgaggaagaaaccttgaaaggaaccagactcagaacggaaactcatcctcatttagctGACACTGGACAAgaaataatgtaactgtaaataatgtcctttctgcaACAGCTtgtagtcaagtggaattgagcaaccaagagctcctgaggaactaacaggtcagcgtCATTTCTGATCAAATGATCTGATCCGCATcaaatttcttcatttttacagcattattattgtactgtatgtatctgCTCAGTAGCTGGTCAGAGAAAAGACTGGAAAACTTTATTTGTGCTCgtgttaattaaataaaggtttaattccatttttattagattttaatGCAACTTATCCTGAAATGGGGtttgtacatacatacatccatacagacatacagacagacagacagacagacaggcagacagacagacagacagacatttgaaagcgataaataaataaaagagaagaagatAATGCATTCTTGAATATTTTTTGATATGGGAATCAGGTATTTACACCTGAGTAGAGAAGCAGCAGGTTTGTGGAGCACGTTGATGAGATGTGATGGTCGGTTGGTTCCTCTGTATCTCCCGCTCTTTTTCAAGTGTCTCCTGAAGAGCTTTTTCCAGGTCTTATCAACTCTTTGGTTATTCCGGGAGCTCCGGTGCCAGGAGCGAGGCCATGTAAGGAGACAGGAAAAGCACCATTCAGACCCACAATGCACAGGGGCAAGGGTTAAATCAGACCCGCAAAGCTCTCCAGCTTCAACAGACTAACTTCTGTTTTATACAGCACAATGTCTTCTTTGACCAGCTGTTCTTCCTCTcgctcatcctcatcctcatttcgTTCGTCAGCGAGGTACAGCTGCAGCAGCGTCACATCAGTCCAGACAGAagcttcctctcctcctccagaTCCCCTCTTCGTTCCTTTTCTGGATCAGAGAGCGACTGTGCTTTTTGGGGGTAACAGAGGGGACTCAGAGTCATTCATTAGTGAGAGAGAAACTTTCGGAAGTTGCCAGGGAGACAAGAAATCCCACACAGAGGGTTACCAAGGTGACTGGAGCCATGGAGACACACACGGTGAGACCTGGAGTTGATGAAGGAGAcaaaaaattgtattaatttGATATAAattcacaacaaaacaggatAAGAACGATTTGTTTGATACTTCTGTGAAAGATGCATCTAAATTGTATGATTTGTAATgatctatattaaaaaaaattgtaaaatattggACTTAGCGTAGGCCTTTACCTCGCTCTGAATTATGAAGGAGATGTGAGTGCTCTGAGGAGAACGAGCAGGAGGCCATTTTTCTCCTACGGCGTTATTTCTCCCCAGACAACATTCATCAGAGTTTAGGCTCCAGACTTACCATTAcatcatacagagagagagagagagagagagagagagagagagagagagagagagagagagagagagagagagagagagagagagagagagagttacagaaCCAGACAGAAAGGGGGGGTGGCAACTGATATAGAGAAAAAAGTCAGAgccaaacaaagagagagagtgtgcataGCCAagaaacacacaggcacacacacaaacacagaccgagagagagaaagagagagagagagagtgtgtgtgtgtgtgtgtgtgtgtgagagagagagagagagagagagagagagagagagagagagagagagagagagagagagagagagatttgtacAGTGTCACTTAAAAGCCACATTAGCTTCAGTCACTCTGGGTGAGATTGGCATGAAATCATACCCGCTgacaccccaccacacacacacacacagtgaaacagagacacattacagtacagtaacacactcactccaGCTCTTTCTAGTTTCTTATAGTAGCTAGTACAAGTATATGTTTGTGTCTAATCACTGATGCTCTGATGACTGGAGGTGGAACgagcctccagtgtcagagtTTTGAAACATTCAGAGGTAAAACTGAAAGGTTTTCACACATGGAGTTTAAGTTTGTTTGCAGTTTCTCTATAACATAACAAGCTACAGTTTGCTATAAAAAGTATGAGgttctataaatataaattgtaaatatCGGTAAGTTGCTGTGCcgattaagaaataaaacactcgtGGAAGAGCCGCtagaggaaaataatctacTTTGAGATGGCAGTAATTActgttgtgtgcatgtgtgtgtgtgtgtgtgtgtgtgtgtgtgtgtgtgtgtgtgtgttacagtcagtacTGGAGCGATCTGGGTGGATGATCATTATTACACTTCAGCTGACGTCAGTCGATTTGAGCCACATGACATAGTGGTGATGGCTTTCAACAGCAGCATCGTTATTCATGCTGAGAAGGTCTGGTTCCtattttgtacacacacacattatatatatatatgtctttaTATTGGTTGGACAAAATAATGTGAACACCCAATGTTATTAAGgttaatattatttgtgtagGCTGCTGTGACAGAATAAATGTTGTGATtatcatctatttattttttggttcctatatattgtgtataagaCATGGAAATGGATGACTTGCCAGACTTCCAAAGGGGACAAATTGTGGGGGATTCTTTAGCAGGAGCATCTGTAAAATGTACAGCCCAACTCTTTGGTGTTGCAAGACCAAATGTCTCCACAATTATTActgcatacagtatacaaagcATGGCAGGACATGGGGTGGATCTGTAACGATTTGAGTGACCATATCTTGGTATCTTGCCTCCTCTTCATTAGCATACATGGTTTGCATGTCATTGCCAGTTAGTATTGGAGAATTCAATGTAATCAGGTGTATGATGATAATGTGCCTATGCAGACATCCAAAACAGTTTAGTCTTAGTTTGAGGAGCACCACTATAAACTTTAGTATCTTCCCTTGCCAGCTCAATCACCTGACTTGAATATCATCAAACCAATGTAGTACATTTTGGAGAGAAGGATGAGACTTCCTAATTTTAAAAGTTAATGTAACCTcaaatttacattaattatctgtaataaactttacaaaaacatgtaaacaatGCTAAGTTATGGACTGAAGCGAGCAGATATAACTTAGCTCACTTAGCACAGATAAAAGTATGCAAACAAAGTGATCCTTTGTAAATTCAGATACcggatttattttattgcgATGAGCAGTTTCAGTTTTACCTAAAACCGATTGATCAATATGCTAACAATACTAGTGATGGATATTAGCTAGCAGCGAGCAAGTAAGTAAAGTTAGCGTAAGCAGCACGTTGGAAATGAAGTGTTTAACCACAGATAGTAAAGCCATCATTCATCATTTCATGCTGTTTACAAGTGCATAACATACAATTGAATGTTTTCTACATTTATACAAGAaagtataaatacattattatattaaataaatataaatactattGTATTGTATGAGTTTCTATAAAGGTATTTAATGGAACAGCACCCACAGATACTTAAACACAGGACATTCTGTATTATACCTATTATACCattaaagtgcatgtgtgtgtgtgtgtgtgtgtgtgtgtgtgtgtgtgtgtgtgtgtgtgtgtgtgtgtgtatttgttgccAATAAATTTTGGAGAGAGGATTGAGAAGCAGGATTATTGCCCCGACCTCTCTAAATCAACTAAAAGATATTCTGCTATACGATTGGTAGAAAATTCCTCTGTAAAAAGTTCTGATTTTTGTGAAACccctatatatgtatatttgtgcaAGTGTAGGTAATTGTTACAGcataatttttcttttgtttttagtgATTTGTTCTTGTCAACAAACTAACtaataaagaaaatcaaattatgccttttttttaaaaaataatgttgcaCCCTTAAAACTTAAGGGTCTTTAATTttcaacaatgaaaacaaattatGTTCCAAATTATTAACAAGAAAGTTTCACATTTGGTTACTTAAAAATAACAACGTTTATTTGTTATAGATTATGTATTTAtcttatgtaatatataaattagcctgtatttataataatgtaaacattatAGGTTTTGTCTCTGCTCTTCCTGTCTCACAGGTTGGAGATGATGGCAGTGTCATGGACAAATTTACCCACAAGTCTTTGCTGCCAGAGGACATGGACCCTCTGTCTGTTAGCGGGACACTGACGCCAGAGGGCGTGCTCGTGATCAGTGTGAAAAGCATGTCCAGATCCTCCTCACATCCCTGAACCTGTCCTTCTGACCTTTCAATTCACCTCTTCTAACTTCTAAACTCTGACCTCTGgcaataaaaaccacccacaaAAGGCAAATGCAGCGCAACACACTGATGAGAAATGTTTGAATGAACCTGGAGTATTACTACTGTATATTAGCACAGCTAGCATTGGCACAGTCAAAATGTATCTATACTACTTAGACTTTAATATCTATGAGAAGGcatttaacacattattaatTTAGCATAGGCTAGTTTTCAGTTGCCTTTAACACTTAGCATGCAAtaactttctattttttttgtcgGTTTGTTTTATCAAATTAGCTGCATGTATTGAACCTTTAGCAAGTT
It encodes the following:
- the hspb12 gene encoding heat shock protein beta-7 is translated as MSSLTSCSSSRSSSSSFRSSARYSCSSVTSVQTEASSPPPDPLFVPFLDQRATVLFGGNRGDSESFISERETFGSCQGDKKSHTEGYQGDWSHGDTHVSTGAIWVDDHYYTSADVSRFEPHDIVVMAFNSSIVIHAEKVGDDGSVMDKFTHKSLLPEDMDPLSVSGTLTPEGVLVISVKSMSRSSSHP